Proteins encoded together in one Bradyrhizobium sp. CB82 window:
- a CDS encoding 4Fe-4S binding protein, with product MRLDTAAIRRGCPNCDIKTFRHLCGAELDDFRSAAKADGALTVACTQQAAQFTDEAGERPAGISFVNVRETAGWSREGANAGAKMAALLAAATISAPDYPLVTLSSDGIILIYGRDEAAIEAGRLLAGHLDVTVMLKQPTDITPPATTVFPIVKGTIRNTRGHFGAFELTIDDYAQPRPSSRDRFVFEAPRNGATSRCDVVLDLSGEAPLFAAHELRDGYLRADPRDPAAVLRAVLAARDLVGSFDKPRYVDFTPSLCAHSRSKLTGCHRCLDLCPTGAITPDGDHVAVNAEVCAGCGQCAAACPTGAASYALPPADTQLQILRAMLLAYRAAGGAHAVLLLHDSPHGTPLIHALARHGGGLPANVLPLAVNELTQVGLEAVIGAFAHGASAVRFLLREKPRHEVTGLSQTIAMAEAILIGLGFDGCRVATIETDDPDALGAQLGGIEMLAAVETPATFKTVGKRRDLLRFALSELHRLAPTPVDVVALPQGAPVGAISVNTDGCTLCLSCVSVCPTGALRDDPERPVLKFAEDACVQCGLCQSTCPEKVISLRPQIDFRAARAPAVVIKEEEPALCVRCGTPFGVKSTIDRIAAKLEGRHWMYPVGDKRLDALRMCADCRVIVMSEQQFDPSAGVPERAPPRTTDDYLRQRDHKN from the coding sequence ATGCGCCTCGACACGGCCGCGATCCGACGTGGATGCCCCAACTGTGACATCAAAACCTTTCGTCATCTCTGCGGTGCGGAACTCGACGATTTCCGCAGTGCCGCAAAGGCGGACGGCGCGCTGACGGTCGCCTGCACGCAGCAGGCGGCGCAGTTTACCGACGAGGCCGGCGAACGCCCGGCTGGGATCAGCTTCGTCAACGTCCGCGAAACCGCGGGCTGGTCGCGCGAGGGCGCTAATGCGGGCGCGAAGATGGCCGCGCTGCTTGCGGCCGCTACGATCTCCGCACCGGACTATCCGCTGGTCACGCTGTCGAGCGACGGCATCATCCTGATCTATGGGCGCGATGAGGCGGCGATCGAAGCAGGCAGGCTCCTGGCAGGCCACCTCGATGTAACGGTGATGCTCAAGCAGCCGACCGACATCACGCCGCCTGCGACGACAGTCTTCCCGATCGTGAAGGGCACTATCCGCAACACGCGGGGACATTTTGGTGCCTTTGAGCTCACGATCGACGACTACGCGCAGCCCCGCCCGTCGTCGCGCGATCGCTTCGTGTTCGAAGCCCCGCGCAACGGAGCGACCTCGCGCTGCGATGTCGTGCTCGACCTCTCCGGCGAGGCGCCGCTGTTTGCCGCGCACGAGCTGCGGGACGGCTATCTCCGCGCGGATCCGAGAGATCCCGCAGCCGTGCTGCGTGCGGTACTCGCCGCTCGCGATCTCGTCGGAAGTTTCGACAAGCCGAGATATGTCGATTTCACGCCCAGCCTGTGCGCACATTCGCGCTCGAAGTTGACCGGATGCCATCGCTGCCTCGATCTCTGCCCGACCGGTGCGATCACGCCAGACGGCGACCATGTGGCCGTCAACGCAGAAGTCTGCGCAGGGTGCGGTCAATGCGCGGCTGCTTGCCCCACAGGAGCTGCATCCTACGCGCTGCCGCCAGCCGATACTCAGCTGCAGATCCTTCGCGCCATGTTGCTCGCCTATCGAGCGGCCGGCGGCGCTCATGCAGTGCTGTTGCTGCATGACAGCCCGCACGGCACGCCACTGATCCATGCGCTCGCCCGTCATGGCGGCGGATTACCGGCTAACGTACTTCCCCTCGCCGTCAACGAGCTGACGCAGGTCGGGCTCGAAGCGGTCATCGGCGCATTCGCCCATGGCGCATCCGCCGTACGGTTCCTGCTGCGTGAAAAACCACGGCACGAGGTGACCGGGCTATCGCAGACGATTGCCATGGCCGAAGCCATTCTTATCGGCCTTGGATTTGACGGATGCCGCGTCGCGACGATCGAAACCGACGATCCCGACGCGCTCGGTGCGCAACTGGGGGGGATCGAGATGCTTGCGGCGGTCGAGACGCCCGCAACCTTCAAGACCGTCGGCAAGCGGCGCGACCTGCTTCGATTTGCCTTGAGCGAATTACACCGCCTGGCGCCAACGCCGGTCGACGTGGTTGCTCTGCCGCAAGGCGCGCCCGTCGGCGCGATCAGCGTCAACACGGATGGATGCACCTTGTGCCTGTCCTGCGTCTCGGTGTGCCCGACCGGCGCGCTCCGCGACGATCCCGAACGGCCCGTGCTCAAGTTCGCCGAAGACGCCTGTGTGCAATGCGGCCTGTGCCAGAGCACGTGTCCCGAAAAGGTCATCAGTCTCAGGCCGCAGATCGATTTCCGCGCGGCCCGCGCACCCGCGGTCGTGATCAAGGAGGAAGAGCCCGCGCTGTGCGTCCGCTGCGGCACGCCGTTCGGCGTCAAGAGCACGATCGACCGGATCGCGGCAAAGCTCGAGGGCCGGCATTGGATGTACCCGGTTGGCGACAAGCGCCTCGACGCCTTGCGGATGTGCGCCGACTGCCGCGTCATCGTCATGAGCGAACAGCAATTCGATCCGTCCGCCGGTGTGCCCGAGAGGGCCCCGCCGCGGACGACCGATGACTATTTGCGCCAACGTGACCACAAGAACTAA
- a CDS encoding DUF6505 family protein, which produces MKLLRTIALDPSDTFVFDFAAGSGEWAVSGAFRFCDQDPAKLRGKARAAFRSGFLGAQSWGWSTLAQIVPATEDDCRALIELLARQLVDRFGAPDLATARTAAEEEVAFVQSLCTHPISSLIAVHRSASDGEVREAFRRLQLRKAQGHGKAFSFMEMEDDVEPDLDLHLADMGEERRR; this is translated from the coding sequence GTGAAGCTGCTACGGACCATCGCGCTCGATCCCTCAGACACCTTCGTGTTCGACTTTGCCGCCGGATCAGGCGAGTGGGCCGTCTCCGGCGCCTTCCGCTTCTGCGATCAGGACCCTGCCAAGCTCAGGGGCAAGGCGCGCGCGGCCTTTCGCAGCGGCTTTCTCGGCGCGCAATCCTGGGGCTGGTCGACGCTAGCGCAGATCGTTCCGGCGACGGAGGATGATTGCCGGGCGCTGATCGAACTCCTTGCCAGGCAGCTCGTCGATCGCTTCGGCGCGCCGGATCTGGCAACCGCGCGGACGGCTGCGGAGGAGGAAGTCGCTTTTGTGCAATCGCTCTGCACCCATCCGATCAGCTCGCTCATTGCCGTCCACCGATCGGCGAGCGATGGCGAAGTCCGGGAGGCGTTCCGCAGGCTGCAACTGCGGAAAGCGCAGGGCCATGGCAAGGCATTCTCGTTCATGGAAATGGAGGATGATGTCGAGCCTGACCTTGATCTCCACCTTGCCGATATGGGCGAGGAGCGGCGGCGATGA
- a CDS encoding DUF6352 family protein has protein sequence MKDFWIACGHHLLDRDESGGLCVTDEFLKAYFARPELMPPDDACPVERRLHRELLADPRQPVSAGEIAVIADADARENWNFVLAFRDLLLRHSTLEAAYLATVHSRASNLPPLFVNQLVQVILRNALDDCDDAYVLRAAELFFRPQRILPHDQALLLGDEEVVGGRNPAPVLSLMSMLGAVTDAQLDVLSDGNAEEYWRRSDHFDMAFDLTSGGRGPAALAQAMARWISHLLAIDVAIEPLRELHEARLSWYVGLDADATSLGDRLWHGEQLDEPSAGRVLSLFRLTFADASAATEDMRGESIYLILAMTSDRKLGMKPQNLLTGLPIKRLEMVT, from the coding sequence ATGAAAGATTTCTGGATCGCGTGCGGTCACCATCTGCTCGATCGCGACGAGAGCGGCGGGCTTTGCGTCACCGACGAGTTCCTGAAAGCCTATTTTGCCCGTCCCGAGCTGATGCCGCCGGACGACGCATGCCCGGTCGAGCGGCGGTTGCATCGTGAGTTGCTCGCCGATCCGCGCCAGCCCGTCAGCGCAGGCGAGATCGCTGTGATCGCAGATGCGGACGCCCGAGAAAACTGGAACTTCGTGCTCGCCTTTCGCGATCTCCTCCTCCGGCATTCGACACTTGAGGCTGCCTATCTCGCAACCGTCCATTCGCGGGCCAGCAACCTGCCGCCGCTGTTCGTCAATCAGCTCGTGCAGGTGATCCTGCGCAACGCTCTCGATGACTGCGACGACGCGTACGTGCTGCGCGCTGCGGAACTGTTCTTCCGTCCCCAGCGCATCCTGCCGCATGATCAGGCCCTGCTGCTGGGGGATGAGGAGGTCGTCGGCGGACGCAACCCAGCTCCCGTGCTTTCGCTGATGTCGATGCTGGGAGCTGTGACCGACGCCCAGCTGGACGTATTGAGCGACGGAAATGCCGAGGAATATTGGCGGCGTAGCGACCATTTCGACATGGCTTTCGACCTCACCTCAGGCGGCCGCGGACCGGCTGCGCTGGCGCAGGCGATGGCGCGCTGGATCTCCCATCTGCTCGCGATCGACGTCGCGATCGAGCCGCTGCGGGAGCTGCATGAAGCGCGGCTCAGCTGGTATGTCGGGCTCGACGCCGACGCCACCAGTCTCGGCGACCGTCTCTGGCATGGCGAGCAGCTCGATGAACCCAGTGCCGGACGAGTGTTGTCGTTGTTTCGCCTGACGTTTGCCGACGCGAGCGCGGCCACCGAGGATATGCGGGGCGAGTCGATCTATTTGATCCTGGCGATGACGTCCGATCGGAAGCTCGGGATGAAGCCGCAGAATCTGTTGACGGGGCTGCCGATCAAGCGCCTGGAGATGGTGACGTGA
- a CDS encoding biotin/lipoate--protein ligase family protein has protein sequence MPSTPASHVSLAEPIHLPPPFTLVRLRESGDAFAHACRIAPERGAGTLAYVGRFDLAEFAVVLEPGEALSTARRAFYAGMVALTDALRAYAPPSKTVAIDWPDAVRIDGGLVGGGRMGWPSSAREHKPPAWLVFGAMIRTVTMTEQGAGVHPLASALDEEGFGEAGAAQVTESFARHLMRAIDSWQVDGFDGIARDYLSRLARERETILRIDDCGDLLTRRINTDRAGRSELAKALATPSWLDPKLGGPRL, from the coding sequence TTGCCGTCGACGCCCGCCAGCCACGTTTCCCTGGCGGAACCCATCCATCTGCCGCCGCCGTTCACACTCGTCCGGTTGCGCGAGAGCGGAGATGCCTTTGCCCACGCTTGCCGCATTGCACCCGAGAGGGGTGCCGGCACGCTGGCCTATGTCGGGCGGTTCGATCTCGCCGAATTCGCCGTGGTGCTCGAGCCGGGCGAAGCCTTGAGCACGGCTAGGCGCGCCTTCTACGCCGGCATGGTCGCGCTCACCGACGCTCTTCGTGCCTATGCGCCGCCGAGCAAGACGGTTGCGATCGACTGGCCAGATGCGGTCCGGATTGACGGCGGCCTTGTCGGCGGCGGGCGGATGGGATGGCCATCGTCCGCGCGCGAGCACAAGCCGCCGGCATGGCTCGTGTTCGGTGCCATGATCCGGACCGTCACAATGACCGAGCAGGGGGCCGGTGTTCACCCGCTGGCGTCCGCGCTGGATGAGGAGGGGTTTGGCGAGGCGGGCGCAGCGCAAGTAACGGAAAGCTTTGCGCGGCACCTTATGCGGGCGATCGACAGTTGGCAGGTTGATGGCTTTGACGGCATCGCGCGCGATTATCTCAGTCGCTTGGCCCGCGAACGGGAAACCATTCTGCGGATCGACGATTGCGGCGATCTCCTCACGCGCCGCATCAACACTGATCGGGCTGGGCGGAGTGAGCTCGCTAAGGCGCTCGCCACGCCATCCTGGCTTGATCCGAAGCTTGGAGGGCCGCGCTTGTGA
- a CDS encoding c-type cytochrome: MAAPLAGPVHAQLIGHGGPVRAVAVSVDGKTVLSGSFDTAAIRWSLATESAEQVLRLHADAVNAVVFLGETRMATAGADGRIAIWTAGRQQPDRVFEGHTGPIVALAVSPDASTLASASWDRTVRLWSLSDGTSRVLEGHSQNVNGVAFMPDGQSLVSVGYDLTARIWRLADGTSEIATFPAPLNAVAIAPDGEIVTGAADGKLRMMAADGKESGNVVADATPIVALAISHDGALIAAAGIGGNVAIIDRKARSVLRTLVGPGRPVWSVAFLPDGGATLLTGGADGKISRWNALTGDAVGSKLSGTPADPLAAYAGDHGAEIFRACVACHTLSDKETQRAGPTLAGLYGRKIASLPGYRFSDALKTMDIVWTPETVARLFEIGPTAYTPGTKMPEQRIGSPEDRHALTAFLARVTAK, encoded by the coding sequence ATGGCTGCGCCGCTAGCCGGGCCCGTGCATGCGCAATTGATCGGGCATGGTGGCCCCGTGCGGGCGGTCGCCGTCTCGGTGGACGGTAAGACGGTGCTGTCGGGAAGCTTCGACACCGCGGCGATCCGATGGTCGCTGGCAACTGAATCCGCCGAGCAGGTGTTGCGCTTGCATGCGGATGCGGTGAATGCGGTCGTGTTCCTGGGCGAGACAAGAATGGCAACGGCCGGCGCGGACGGACGCATCGCGATCTGGACCGCTGGCCGACAGCAACCTGACCGAGTCTTCGAAGGTCATACGGGGCCTATCGTCGCGCTCGCTGTCTCGCCGGATGCGTCGACACTCGCGTCGGCCTCGTGGGACCGCACCGTGCGGCTGTGGTCCCTATCGGACGGCACGTCGCGCGTGCTGGAAGGGCATTCGCAAAACGTCAACGGCGTGGCGTTCATGCCGGACGGACAATCGCTCGTGAGCGTGGGCTACGACCTAACGGCGCGGATCTGGCGTTTGGCGGACGGCACGTCCGAGATTGCCACGTTCCCTGCGCCATTGAACGCAGTGGCGATTGCGCCGGATGGCGAGATCGTCACGGGCGCGGCGGACGGAAAGTTGCGCATGATGGCCGCCGATGGCAAGGAAAGCGGCAACGTCGTGGCCGACGCCACGCCAATCGTTGCCCTTGCGATCTCGCATGACGGCGCGTTGATTGCCGCGGCCGGCATTGGCGGCAACGTGGCGATCATCGATCGTAAGGCGCGCAGCGTGTTGCGCACGCTCGTCGGACCCGGCAGGCCGGTCTGGTCCGTGGCGTTCCTGCCCGATGGCGGCGCGACGCTTCTGACCGGCGGCGCCGACGGCAAGATCAGTCGCTGGAATGCGCTGACAGGCGACGCCGTCGGCTCGAAGCTGTCGGGCACGCCAGCCGACCCGCTCGCCGCCTATGCCGGCGATCACGGCGCCGAAATCTTCAGGGCCTGCGTCGCCTGTCACACGTTGTCCGACAAGGAAACGCAGCGCGCGGGCCCGACGTTGGCGGGATTATACGGTCGGAAGATCGCGTCGTTGCCGGGCTATCGCTTTTCCGATGCACTCAAGACCATGGATATCGTCTGGACGCCCGAGACGGTTGCAAGACTGTTCGAGATTGGTCCGACTGCCTATACACCCGGCACCAAGATGCCGGAGCAGCGTATCGGTTCGCCGGAAGATCGCCACGCACTCACGGCGTTTCTGGCGCGCGTTACCGCGAAGTAG